A stretch of DNA from Rhizobium sp. EC-SD404:
AGTCAACAGGGGGAACGCCACCGCATGACCGACCACTCCACCGATCCGCTGAACGACCCGTCCCGGCTGCGCACCATTCTCGGCAATGTGGTAGAACGTGTGCGCGAGGCCGCGCCCTCCATGCACGAAAAGGCCGTCGAGACGGCCCGTGAGAGGGACAAGGCGCCGCCCCGCAAGGGCGATTTCGACAAGTTCGGCATCGCCGTCTTCACCCGCCATGGAGAGCTTGTCTCGGCCGGCAATGCAGGCACCGGTTTTCCCATCCAGTCCATCTCCAAGGTCTTTGCGTTGGAAGTGGCTCTGGAGGCGCTGGGCGAGAAGCTATGGAAGCGGATCGGCCGAGAACCCTCCGGCGATCCTTTCAATTCCATCATCGATCTGGAGCGCGACAAGGGTAAGCCGCGCAATCCCTTCATCAATGCCGGCGCGCTGGTCGTTTGCGACGCCCTCGTCGGCATCGGCGGCAAGTCGGGCCCGAACCGTCACGTGGTCGATTTCATCAAAGGCATGATCGACGACGAATCGCTGTCGCTCGACCCGGACGTGATGGCGAGCGACCGCACAGGCGGCGA
This window harbors:
- the glsA gene encoding glutaminase A; this encodes MTDHSTDPLNDPSRLRTILGNVVERVREAAPSMHEKAVETARERDKAPPRKGDFDKFGIAVFTRHGELVSAGNAGTGFPIQSISKVFALEVALEALGEKLWKRIGREPSGDPFNSIIDLERDKGKPRNPFINAGALVVCDALVGIGGKSGPNRHVVDFIKGMIDDESLSLDPDVMASDRTGGDLNRSLMYMAKHHENLDHEVADVMDAYVHQCAITLDCRGLAKAGRFLMHDDPDDGDDSIQQARRARRILAIMMLCGQYDGSGDFAFRVGLPAKSGVGGGILAIAPHRASIAVWSPALDPMGNSWLGTLGLELLIERTDWSIFGAVRSSD